A portion of the Sphaerochaeta pleomorpha str. Grapes genome contains these proteins:
- a CDS encoding TRAP transporter large permease, translating to MSPIVSGTAILFGTLVFLMLVRVPISFSLGISALITAIYIDIPFMNLFQKMSTGITSFTFMCVPFFIVMAQIMTDGGISDRLTKFCNVLVGRMKGGTAIVNCIVSMFFGGISGSSVADVSSIGAFLIPSMIKEGYDADYSIAVTCTSSVEGVIIPPSQNMIFFIVAAGSGLSISTMFMAGYIPGLLLTLALCICSYIIAVKKGYPVSEAKSWRENIRIVREAMLGLVTILIVAVGITSGVFTATEAGAIAAVYALIITTFVYRTMTLRKFADCLLKSLRTLSTIMAIIATSSAFSYVLSYLKVPARVATAFLTVSDNPSVIMFLMVLMMIALGCFMDMGILIILLTPILYPVAMSFGFNPYHFGLIMVLSLGLGLLTPPVGTTLWAGCAIAGVPIEKTIKGFLPFYFTYLIVLILIIALPNISLILPRVLGYVA from the coding sequence ATGAGCCCAATTGTCTCAGGAACGGCCATTTTATTCGGTACTCTCGTTTTTTTGATGCTTGTAAGGGTTCCTATTTCTTTCAGTTTGGGCATCTCTGCCTTGATAACTGCGATTTATATTGACATACCTTTCATGAATCTATTCCAAAAAATGTCTACAGGCATAACCAGTTTTACCTTTATGTGTGTACCGTTTTTTATAGTTATGGCCCAGATTATGACTGACGGGGGAATTTCCGACCGTTTGACTAAATTCTGCAATGTCTTGGTCGGCAGGATGAAAGGCGGTACAGCGATCGTAAACTGTATTGTATCTATGTTTTTCGGAGGAATCTCCGGTTCCTCAGTTGCCGATGTTTCTTCCATTGGAGCCTTTCTCATCCCCTCGATGATCAAAGAAGGATATGATGCAGATTATAGCATTGCGGTTACCTGCACCAGTTCTGTCGAAGGAGTCATCATTCCCCCCAGCCAGAATATGATTTTCTTCATAGTTGCGGCAGGAAGCGGGCTTTCCATCAGTACTATGTTTATGGCTGGATATATCCCGGGATTGCTACTCACGCTCGCTTTATGCATCTGTTCATATATCATAGCTGTCAAAAAAGGCTATCCGGTTTCTGAAGCAAAATCCTGGAGAGAAAACATCAGGATTGTCAGGGAAGCAATGTTAGGTTTGGTTACCATCCTCATTGTAGCGGTAGGGATTACCTCAGGAGTATTTACAGCAACCGAGGCAGGGGCAATCGCTGCAGTCTATGCTTTGATTATTACTACTTTTGTCTACAGGACAATGACTCTCAGAAAATTTGCCGATTGTCTTTTGAAATCTTTGAGAACCCTCAGTACGATAATGGCAATCATTGCAACGTCCAGTGCATTTAGTTATGTCCTTTCCTACCTGAAAGTACCTGCACGTGTTGCAACTGCGTTCCTGACTGTCTCGGATAATCCTTCTGTCATTATGTTCTTGATGGTCCTAATGATGATTGCCTTGGGTTGTTTCATGGATATGGGAATCCTGATAATCTTGCTTACCCCTATTTTGTACCCAGTTGCCATGTCCTTTGGTTTCAATCCCTACCATTTTGGCTTGATCATGGTCCTTTCCCTCGGTCTTGGGCTTTTGACGCCCCCGGTAGGAACTACCTTATGGGCAGGGTGTGCTATTGCAGGGGTGCCGATAGAAAAAACCATCAAGGGTTTTCTTCCTTTCTATTTCACCTATCTTATTGTCCTGATTCTTATCATTGCACTTCCAAACATTTCTCTCATTCTTCCGAGAGTACTTGGCTATGTAGCCTAG
- a CDS encoding DNA-deoxyinosine glycosylase — protein MLNGFPPIESQDATILILGTGPSVRSLQKQQYYGHERNAFWAIMDRFFKTKSETYEQKWYLLQGHGIALWDVLSSFDRKGSLDSAYSIVEPNDLKTFIQEHGKIERILFNGKQAEAFYKKYVAFYPQGITFKALPSTSPAYTLAFEEKARIWGEALEGRP, from the coding sequence ATGTTAAACGGTTTTCCGCCGATCGAGAGTCAAGATGCAACCATCTTGATTCTCGGTACCGGTCCGAGCGTCCGTTCTTTGCAAAAACAGCAATACTATGGTCATGAACGAAATGCCTTCTGGGCGATTATGGACCGGTTTTTTAAAACCAAATCGGAGACGTACGAACAGAAATGGTATTTGTTGCAAGGCCATGGTATTGCTTTATGGGATGTCCTCTCTTCGTTTGACAGGAAAGGTTCCCTTGACAGTGCCTATTCGATCGTAGAACCCAATGACCTGAAGACTTTTATCCAGGAACATGGAAAGATCGAGCGGATATTGTTCAACGGGAAGCAGGCTGAAGCCTTCTACAAGAAATATGTTGCTTTCTATCCGCAAGGGATCACGTTCAAGGCACTCCCTTCGACAAGCCCGGCCTACACCCTCGCATTTGAAGAAAAGGCGAGAATCTGGGGTGAGGCTCTAGAGGGAAGACCCTAG